CTAATTCTTTTCCATTATATTTATATGAAATTCCTTTATCTGCAGGCGTTTGACCAAACTTAAGTCCGAAAGGATAAAAATCACTATCAGAAGAAGTAAGATCTTTATCATAAAAAAAATCGAACACATTACTTCCTAAATAATCTTTTTGATAATAATAATATCTAGGAGTGGAATCTTTAAAATTCACATATCCATTATCAGTTAATAGCATACTAATCTTGCCATTTTCATAAATAATATTTCCACAGTAATCGGTATTTGTTACTGATAAAATATTACCAGAAGGGACTTCAATACTCCCTCCTAAAGGGACATACAGGTTTTCATTCGAGGTTACATATTTAATTTTCCTTTTTGCGCCATCAGCACTATAGAGGTAATTAATCATATGTCCATACGAAAGTTGTATTATACTTGGCAAATTTAAAACATTATATTTTATTGTAGATATATTTTTGTTTAAATCAGAAACTATATTACCATTTTTATCATAATAATATTCTGTACCTAAATGAGCACCATCTTTAAAATCATACGCCCCATGATAGCGTAAAGGAGCAGCGGCATCTCCTAAGCATTTTAAATGATTACCATCATACCGATATGTCAGATTATCTATTACGCCAAAAATTTGTTGACCTCTATTATACTCTCCACTTTGAATACCAGAAAATTTAGAGAGCCCTTCACGATAAAGACTTGTAATATTGCCTTGTTTGTCATATGTTTCTCTTTCTGAATATAAAGGGACATACTTCATGGCATCCTTATTTAAGTAATCGGCAGCTAACAACCTGTTCAAATCATCATACTTATAACAATAGCTATTATTATATAATGTAGCAAGCCAATCCATACTACTAATATTTCCATTATAACAAAGAGTATTGGGGTGTTCCTGATTTTTAGTATTATAATAAAATGTCGCTTCATAAACATCTAGGGCATTTATCCCTGTCACCCAACCTCTTAAGTTATAGGTATAATTACAGTGAATAAATCCGCCGGTTGCTTGTGTTTTTAACTGCCCTAAATCATTATATGTTTTTTCCAACAGTGTTACGGGAGTGGCATCATTTAATGAATGAGTTGTTTTTATTAGTCTTTCAGCCTGATCATAATAGTTTCTGGATACCTCCTTTACGTTCGCAAGTCCAGAATGATCATGCCGGTGTTTATCAATTTGTCCTGTAAAAGTATAAGAGTACCAATCATATTCATAACCACCTAAATGGTTTGTACTTCGGCTTTGAGCTAATCGCCCTCTGCTATCATAGTACATTGCAGTAATAATTGCCTTCGAAGCATCTTCTAGCATAAAAACCCTACTCCCTGTATACATTCCTTTTGCAGAAATACCGGAGTTTGTATTTACATATTGCTGAGAATAGTCGTTTAAAGCAACATAGCCAAGCTTAGACTGTAATGTATCAGGCAACAAATGCATATAATTATAATTATCATAATATTCAACTTTTAGCAAACGTGTAGCAGAATTGATCTGATTAGATAACTGGTAACCTGTATTCAAGAATCCGCTTGTACCATCAATTAAATTGCAACTAACAACCTGATTTTTCACAGAAATAGTATCTGAGCACAAGCCAGTAATAACAGTTCTATTAAATACATCAGGTATATTAAAAGTCCATTCTCCACGCTTGCACTGTTCCCCATCCTGGCTATAGATCAAATGATCTGCTTTATCATATACCATATTAATGCCTTCAGCTCCGGGAAGTTTCTTCCAGACACACCGATTACGAAAATCATGTTTATAAAGATAAGCATATCTGTTCAATATACCATCTGAATTGGGATATACTTTATTCTCTGTTAATGAATCGGCAGCTATAGGAGGCAAGACAAAACACTTATTCCCAAAATCATCATAAACATAGTAGGTATCATGATTCTGATTGTTATTAATTTGACGGGTCAGAATAATTTGCCCTAATTTATCTTTAAATTCAAATATTTTATGATAGTCCTCATCCATAGTTCGGGTAACGTAAAGTTGAGAATTATCATAATTGCCTGATCTAGCCAGTTGATTATCAGACGTAACATGATAATATGCGCATCGCAATGTATCCGAACTATTATTGGTATAAAATGTATCTCTTACACATCGCCTGGCATCTCGCCAACTATTTCCAGGTCCATATTTCTGCATTACCCTGTTTAATGGTGAATTTTCATATATAACAGAGGAATAAGGAGAATTATCCGCATATGAACTTACTGATTCCGAAAAGATTATGGCAGGATCTGTATAATTACCATTGCCAGAATATGGGGTAGGAAGCCAAAGGTTGCTTTCTCTTCCATAATCATCATACTCTTGTACCGTTACTAAATCCTTTCCTGGAGTAAAATCCTTTTGTACTTTCTGAACCGGGCGGCCCAAACCATCATAATATTGAATTACATCCATATATTTTGTACCGGTCGAATCTGTCATGGTACGAGAAAGAATATAGTTTTGAGTTGTTGACTGGGCATAAGAGTACTGTGTTACAACAAGAAATAAGAGCAAAGATAGTATTATAAATATTCTATACTTTGATAATCTTATATTTAGTTTAGCTAATCTCATAAAGCATCCTTTTTAGTTCTGTTTAGCAATTTTTTCTCCATAAACTTTATCATTGACAACAATTCGAAGCAAGTACTCGCCAAGCTGAAAACCATCCAAGGCAATAGCTTTCTGGTAGAAACCTTCGGGATGCTTCGTTTTAGGATAATTGGCCAATAGCCTTCCCTGCATGTCATATAATGAAATGGCTACATCTGCCGACCGGTTAAGATTATACTCTATAGAAATGCTATTACTTCCCTTCTCTATATAAACATTATAATTAATAATTTCTCTATTGGGATTATTCCCTGAAGAGTTATCATTTCCATTTGATGAACCTTTACCATTTTTATTTTCCTTTTCAAGTTCTTCTAATCTTGCCTGATTTTTAGGATCATCATTCAGATAGCTATGTTTATCAGGCGAATAGAAAAAGGCGGTATTAAAATGTTTAAGAGGTTTTTGATTCTTGTAAGTAATGCTTTCTACAGTTTCAAAAATGGGATAACGGTAACCATCCGCATACCATCTGTATGTTTCAACCTGCATATATACGCTATCATTATTTAAATGATAATTGATACTATCTATGTTTACTACTGGTTGAATAACAGAATCCTTTTGTACATAAGGAATCAGCTTTCTGCAATCTTTTTCAGAGAACGAACTCGCAACACATGCTGTAGCGTATCTCCATTAGGAAGAATAATCATGCCGTAAGCATCTCCCCATGTAACAGTTTTCCCCTGTGATGTCAAACCAAGACGGAAACAATAATTGCCCGTACCATAGAAATAACTCTCAATTCTTTTTTGATAAGAAAAAGGAAAAGTTAGAAGCAGCTCCGGTTTTTGGTTATTTATCAATGTTGTCGGATTTTCATAACCCAGTGAATAGAGTGAATCTTTTTTTAGTAAATAATAATAAAGTGTGTTATGTTCACAGCCTGTAAAAACAGAATCAGCTTCTGATTGTTGGTAAGACAATTCATATTTTTCATTTACAGCCTCCTGTTTACCAAAATCCCAAAGTACATTTTCTCCAGCCCTTCCGGGAGTTTTATATTTCACTTGCTGCTTGATTATTACATCTTCGCCGCGGAACATATTATATTCTTTATGCAAAGTATTTTGGGCAAAGAGTGAGGAGATATTTAAATAAAATATCAGCAAGGATAATATAAAGAATGTCTTTCTCACTTTTTCTGATATTCTAATTTTTATAGTGGTAATCATATTTTTCTAAAACTTTTTTTAAATTGTTTTCTATAATATAGGTTTCTTTTAATTTCCCAAAGGAATCATAATCATAATAGGTAGTGATTCCAGATGGATTAGTGGTCTCAAGCAATCCAACTAATGGCTTATACTTATAAGTTGTAATATATGCTTTAGGTAGCAATGCCCTAAGAGTGTTTATTTTCTCATAATATGAATTATCAAGAAAAGTAGTAGCTGCTAATTGATTTAAATATGTTTCGCCACCCAACAAATTTCTAATTTCTTCATATGTCGCATTTTCAATTTTTGCTATAGGATATAAATTATTATATGACCAAAGATATGATGTTGTATGATTATCAAAATCCCTTTTTTGCAACAAACAAGATTTATTGTTATACAAATCATAATAAGTAATTCTAGGTGTATCTGTAGTATGTTGTTCTGTTTTCCTTTCTTCTGTTAACAAAGATTTCCCATTTATAGTCTTGAATGTACGCGAAATATTAAAGACATTTTTACCTGATTGATTTATGATCATAGGTTCTGATATACAATCTGGATTATAGAAATAACTTGTTATATACAAAAAAGATTGTCCATTATATTTTGTAACATGTTGCAAATTGCGATTACCATTATAAATATATACTTCACTTGTGATTATACTATCTGTTCCAAAATACTCTTTATCTATTTTATTGGTCAATAGCGATTCAAAGTCTACTATTGGATATAAACCTACCGCGTAAAGCGGTATATCATAAGTTGCGCTAGCTGCTGGATCATTAGTTACCATACGGTATGTTGCATAAACAGAAGTTTTAGCTCCATAATATATCGGTGATTGAAAATTACGGTAATCATAAGATATTTCCTTTAATTTTATATTATTTCTATCGAAATAACGAATTAGTTTGACTGTTCCGTTTTCAGGACAATTCACATCTTTAAATGCTGGTAGTGCAACAAATGTTGAAATATTAAGTCCATCAGATGGTTGTTTGGGAACAATATCTGGATTGTTATTATAATAAGTTTCAATTTTTCCTTCGCTTTTCCCATTTTTATTCAAAAAACATTTAATTACTTTTCCATAACCAACACCATTTATTGAGTTTAATGGATTATAAGCATAAAATCCATTAGTATTAAGACTTAAAATATTTTGTGAATACTGATAATGCTCATCATAGAATATCCTTGAGAATTTTTCCATCATAGAAACTTTCATTATAGCTTTACCTTGTTCGTATTTATAGAATGTTCTTTTTACCTCTTTCCCTGTAACATCTTTATAAATAAGTGATTTGATTCGTAAGCCCAATCCTTTTGACACCTTATTATTTAAGGAATCAACATCAGGCACCCAATAATTACTAAACTGATTTAATTCATAGTCAAAACAAGTTTTTCCGCCAGTCGGATATGTAATTTCTTCAAGAACGGCTGCCTTTGTATACTGAAGATTGGCCGATAAATTATTTCCATTATCCAAATCTCTATAATTATTGCTAAATCTGCTTGGATTTGGAATTAAAGATTTGTTCTGAGTGCTCCCATTATAGTATCCCCAATAGTCTTGTTCAAAAGAATTCTTTGGTGGTAAAGTTGTTTCATTATATGAGAAAGAATAA
This genomic interval from uncultured Bacteroides sp. contains the following:
- a CDS encoding DUF6443 domain-containing protein — its product is MRLAKLNIRLSKYRIFIILSLLLFLVVTQYSYAQSTTQNYILSRTMTDSTGTKYMDVIQYYDGLGRPVQKVQKDFTPGKDLVTVQEYDDYGRESNLWLPTPYSGNGNYTDPAIIFSESVSSYADNSPYSSVIYENSPLNRVMQKYGPGNSWRDARRCVRDTFYTNNSSDTLRCAYYHVTSDNQLARSGNYDNSQLYVTRTMDEDYHKIFEFKDKLGQIILTRQINNNQNHDTYYVYDDFGNKCFVLPPIAADSLTENKVYPNSDGILNRYAYLYKHDFRNRCVWKKLPGAEGINMVYDKADHLIYSQDGEQCKRGEWTFNIPDVFNRTVITGLCSDTISVKNQVVSCNLIDGTSGFLNTGYQLSNQINSATRLLKVEYYDNYNYMHLLPDTLQSKLGYVALNDYSQQYVNTNSGISAKGMYTGSRVFMLEDASKAIITAMYYDSRGRLAQSRSTNHLGGYEYDWYSYTFTGQIDKHRHDHSGLANVKEVSRNYYDQAERLIKTTHSLNDATPVTLLEKTYNDLGQLKTQATGGFIHCNYTYNLRGWVTGINALDVYEATFYYNTKNQEHPNTLCYNGNISSMDWLATLYNNSYCYKYDDLNRLLAADYLNKDAMKYVPLYSERETYDKQGNITSLYREGLSKFSGIQSGEYNRGQQIFGVIDNLTYRYDGNHLKCLGDAAAPLRYHGAYDFKDGAHLGTEYYYDKNGNIVSDLNKNISTIKYNVLNLPSIIQLSYGHMINYLYSADGAKRKIKYVTSNENLYVPLGGSIEVPSGNILSVTNTDYCGNIIYENGKISMLLTDNGYVNFKDSTPRYYYYQKDYLGSNVFDFFYDKDLTSSDSDFYPFGLKFGQTPADKGISYKYNGKELDRMHGLDLYDYGARYYDPAIGRWGVMDPLAEKYYSISPYAYCMNNPVNAIDPTGMSASPIYNEDGDLLGTDNQGLKGEAIVMNEANFKQNMSHKDALKNDLGQSALNNEAARNKFSSSYSNLSSRPDYDGVMSYKELLQWGRENGNSPVYLDASKINLGNLYVSDFKGVGKGQLVNTTTILNTPLDTYGPWGKNYMTLISSDGKVKLHADIFDYDQHSLSKAWKEGAGTWTYEFFIRHPFISILQTVHGVDNKFGFPLRPYGYGQLKTEPSVLMKIFNAIGNGASSIKP
- a CDS encoding T9SS type A sorting domain-containing protein, which translates into the protein MQVETYRWYADGYRYPIFETVESITYKNQKPLKHFNTAFFYSPDKHSYLNDDPKNQARLEELEKENKNGKGSSNGNDNSSGNNPNREIINYNVYIEKGSNSISIEYNLNRSADVAISLYDMQGRLLANYPKTKHPEGFYQKAIALDGFQLGEYLLRIVVNDKVYGEKIAKQN